From a single Apium graveolens cultivar Ventura chromosome 2, ASM990537v1, whole genome shotgun sequence genomic region:
- the LOC141707601 gene encoding uncharacterized protein LOC141707601, with translation MASRKRSLSNDVDSNALHKEWDEASCPICMDHPHNAVLLLCSSYSKGCRSYICDTSYRHSNCLDRFKKLKAQDENSTSPPALLPRDQHRDTRNNTSDSTTVRVQNLIPNHAIASEDISGRSVESRSNVASRHFGRPGGDMEGGGSDISGRIVNAEINDRNSSEARSNLRCPLCRGDVLGWQVVEEARKYLNSKSRSCSRETCSFSGSYGELRRHARRIHPSVRPSDIDPVREQAWRHLEHQRDYGDIVSAIRTAMPGAVVFGDYVIENGERAPGARERGSGERGEHDGPWWTTFFLFQMLGSMDHAGDRRSGRSRGSTTRFRRSNGSGRRYLWGRNLLGAHNDDDDDDDNDSDVNILSDTNEDASPIPRRRRRLTRYRSNENRS, from the coding sequence ATGGCTAGTAGAAAACGAAGCTTATCAAATGATGTAGATAGTAATGCCCTCCACAAGGAATGGGATGAAGCTTCATGCCCCATTTGCATGGACCACCCCCACAATGCTGTTCTTCTTTTGTGCAGTTCCTACAGTAAGGGTTGCAGATCTTACATCTGCGACACCAGTTACAGACATTCAAATTGTTTGGATCGTTTCAAAAAACTCAAAGCACAGGATGAGAACAGCACCTCTCCACCTGCATTGTTACCCAGGGATCAGCATAGGGACACTAGAAATAACACAAGTGACTCTACCACAGTTCGTGTTCAGAATCTAATTCCTAATCATGCCATAGCATCTGAAGATATATCTGGAAGATCAGTTGAGAGTAGAAGCAATGTTGCTAGTAGGCACTTTGGAAGGCCAGGAGGAGATATGGAAGGTGGAGGCTCTGATATATCCGGAAGGATTGTTAATGCGGAGATCAATGATAGGAACTCTTCAGAAGCAAGGTCAAATTTAAGATGCCCTTTATGCCGTGGGGATGTACTTGGCTGGCAGGTTGTTGAAGAGGCCAGAAAGTATCTCAATTCGAAGTCTCGGAGTTGCTCTCGTGAAACATGCTCATTCTCTGGTAGCTATGGAGAACTGCGTAGACATGCCAGAAGAATTCACCCATCAGTCCGACCCTCTGATATTGATCCAGTTCGAGAACAGGCATGGCGCCACCTTGAGCATCAGAGAGACTATGGTGATATTGTCAGCGCCATTCGTACAGCCATGCCAGGAGCTGTTGTGTTCGGGGACTATGTAATTGAAAATGGAGAAAGAGCACCTGGTGCGAGAGAAAGGGGTTCTGGTGAGCGTGGTGAACATGATGGACCGTGGTGGACAACATTTTTCTTGTTTCAGATGCTTGGCTCAATGGATCATGCTGGTGACCGAAGAAGTGGAAGGTCTAGGGGCTCAACAACTAGGTTTCGGCGCTCAAATGGATCTGGACGAAGATACTTATGGGGTCGAAATTTGCTGGGAGCACATAACGATGACGATGACGATGACGACAATGATTCAGATGTGAATATATTAAGTGATACAAACGAAGATGCGTCTCCAATCCCAAGAAGACGGCGACGATTGACACGATATAGATCTAATGAAAATCGGTCATAG